CGGGTGACAGCCGCCCGGGTCGCCCTGCTGGAGACCGTCCGCGCCGGGGACCACCTCGGCGTCGAGATGATCGCCGAGGGTGTGCGCGACCGGGTCGGTCACATATCGCTCCAGGCCGTGTACGACGCCCTCCACGCGCTGACCACGGCCGGGCTGGTGCGCCGTATCGAGCCGCCGGGCAGCCCCGCCCGCTTCGAAGGCCGTGTCGGCGACAACCACCACCACCTGGTGTGCCGGTCGTGCGGCGTCGTCGTCGACGTCGACTGCGCGGTCGGTCATGCCCCCTGTCTGACCGCAGCGGACGACCGCGGCTTCACCGTCGACGAGGCCGAGGTCATCTACTGGGGCCTGTGCCCCGCCTGCTCGTCCACCAGCAGTTCCTGAGCCCCACCAGCACCACCAGCACCACCAGCAGTTCCTGCGCTTCAACGATCCGCCCCGTCCGGAAGGATTCCCCCATGTCCGAGAGCAACGCCGCCCCCGAGGGCAAGTGCCCCGTGGCGCACGACCGCGCCCTGCACCCCACCCAGGGTGGCGGCAACCGCCAGTGGTGGCCGGAGCGACTGAACCTGAAGATCCTCGCCAAGAACCCCGCCGTGGCGAACCCGCTCGGTGAGGAGTTCGACTACGCGGCCGCGTTCCAGGCCCTGGACCTGGCGGCCGTGAAACAGGACATCGCCGAGGTACTGACGGACTCCAAGGACTGGTGGCCGGCCGACTTCGGGCACTACGGCCCCTTCATGATCCGGATGGCCTGGCACAGCGCCGGCACCTACCGCATCAGCGACGGCCGCGGCGGCGCCGGCGCCGGCCAGCAGCGCTTCGCCCCGCTGAACAGCTGGCCGGACAACGGCAACCTGGACAAGGCCCGCCGACTCCT
This DNA window, taken from Streptomyces sp. NBC_00663, encodes the following:
- a CDS encoding Fur family transcriptional regulator; its protein translation is MTAPRTPTPADELRGAGLRVTAARVALLETVRAGDHLGVEMIAEGVRDRVGHISLQAVYDALHALTTAGLVRRIEPPGSPARFEGRVGDNHHHLVCRSCGVVVDVDCAVGHAPCLTAADDRGFTVDEAEVIYWGLCPACSSTSSS